The following proteins come from a genomic window of Actinopolymorpha sp. NPDC004070:
- a CDS encoding FAD-dependent oxidoreductase: protein MRVVICGAGIAGLTLAHRLAAADWEVLLVEQAPGPRQQGYMIDFFGPGYDVAERMGLLPRLRELGYVVEEAAWLDGDGRVRARLEYARVERATGGRVMSLMRPDLERALREHLPATVEVRYATSVRAVDDGADGVRVGLTDGSRVDADLLAGADGIHSVVRRLVFGAEERFVRCLGFHTAAWVFHDPDVRAKVGPRFCLTDSTGRQLGLYALRDGKVAVFAVHRSPDPALPADPRAALRAEYGSLGWVAPRVLEQAPEPAHIYYDQVAQTVLPRWSRGRVALVGDACGAVSLLAGQGASLGMAGAYVLADNLGAARTVAAGLAAYERAWRPLTEDKQRSARRLARWFLPRTRAELVVRRAGLRLLALPGTDRLLAGTLTGKPAPVPSAAVPYDLGAGEAAGAQAGS from the coding sequence ATGCGTGTGGTGATCTGCGGTGCCGGAATAGCGGGGCTGACCCTGGCCCACCGGCTGGCGGCGGCGGACTGGGAGGTGCTGCTCGTCGAGCAGGCGCCCGGCCCACGACAGCAGGGTTACATGATCGACTTCTTCGGGCCGGGGTACGACGTGGCCGAGCGGATGGGCCTGCTTCCCCGGCTGCGCGAGCTCGGCTACGTCGTCGAGGAGGCCGCGTGGCTGGACGGCGACGGGCGGGTGCGGGCCCGGCTGGAGTACGCCCGGGTGGAGCGGGCGACCGGTGGACGGGTGATGAGCCTGATGCGCCCCGACCTCGAGCGCGCCCTGCGCGAACACCTGCCCGCCACGGTCGAGGTGCGCTACGCGACGAGCGTCCGCGCCGTCGACGACGGGGCCGACGGCGTCCGGGTCGGGCTCACCGACGGCTCGCGGGTCGACGCCGACCTGCTGGCCGGTGCCGACGGCATCCACTCCGTGGTGCGCCGGCTGGTCTTCGGGGCCGAGGAGCGGTTCGTTCGTTGTCTCGGCTTCCACACCGCCGCGTGGGTCTTCCACGACCCGGACGTGCGGGCGAAGGTGGGCCCGAGGTTCTGCCTCACCGACAGCACGGGCCGCCAGCTCGGGCTGTACGCGCTGCGGGACGGCAAGGTGGCGGTGTTCGCGGTGCACCGGTCACCGGACCCCGCCCTGCCGGCGGACCCGCGTGCCGCGCTGCGGGCGGAGTACGGATCCCTGGGCTGGGTCGCGCCGCGCGTGCTGGAGCAGGCCCCCGAACCCGCACATATCTACTACGACCAGGTGGCCCAGACGGTGCTGCCGCGATGGAGCCGAGGCCGCGTGGCACTCGTCGGCGACGCCTGCGGTGCGGTCTCGCTGCTCGCCGGCCAGGGCGCGTCCCTGGGCATGGCCGGTGCGTACGTGCTCGCCGACAACCTCGGCGCCGCGCGGACCGTGGCGGCCGGGCTGGCGGCGTACGAACGGGCATGGCGACCGCTGACGGAGGACAAACAGCGGTCCGCGCGCAGACTCGCGCGGTGGTTCCTGCCCAGGACGCGGGCCGAGTTGGTGGTACGCCGGGCCGGACTGCGGCTTCTGGCCCTGCCGGGCACAGACCGGCTCCTCGCCGGAACGCTCACCGGCAAGCCGGCGCCCGTGCCGTCCGCCGCGGTGCCCTACGACCTGGGCGCCGGCGAGGCGGCCGGCGCCCAGGCGGGGTCGTGA
- a CDS encoding ribonucleotide-diphosphate reductase subunit beta, with protein sequence MNDNDPTGLGDIDRHAARVSVDDKAMINARADVNQLLPLKYRWAWEKYLAGCNNHWMPTEVSMQADIALWKSPDGLTADERLMIRRNLGFFATSESLVANNIVLAVYRHLTNPECRQYLLRQAFEEAVHTHTFEYVCESLGLDEGELFNMYREVPSITDKATWALEYTRHLEDPSFRTGTPERDQAFLRDLVAFYVVFEGMWFYTGFAQILSLGRRNKMVGIAEQYQYILRDESIHLNFGIDAINQIKIENPHLWTPAFQEEIRGMLAQACELEVAYGRDTLPHGMLGLNAGLCEKYMRFVTNRRCVQIGLTPVFPETENPFPWMSEMMDLKKEKNFFETRVIEYQSGGALTWD encoded by the coding sequence ATGAACGACAATGATCCGACCGGCCTGGGAGACATCGACCGGCACGCGGCCCGCGTCAGCGTGGACGACAAGGCGATGATCAACGCGCGCGCGGATGTCAACCAGCTGTTGCCCCTGAAGTACCGATGGGCGTGGGAGAAGTACCTCGCCGGCTGCAACAACCACTGGATGCCCACCGAGGTGTCCATGCAGGCCGACATCGCCCTGTGGAAGTCACCGGACGGGCTGACCGCCGACGAGCGGCTGATGATCAGACGCAACCTCGGCTTCTTCGCCACGTCGGAGTCGCTGGTCGCCAACAACATCGTCCTCGCGGTCTACCGGCATCTCACCAACCCCGAGTGCCGGCAGTACCTCCTGCGCCAGGCGTTCGAGGAGGCCGTGCACACGCACACGTTCGAGTACGTCTGCGAGAGCCTCGGCCTGGACGAGGGCGAGCTGTTCAACATGTACCGCGAGGTGCCCTCGATCACCGACAAGGCGACCTGGGCGCTGGAATACACCCGGCACCTCGAGGATCCGTCGTTTCGTACCGGCACACCCGAGCGCGACCAGGCGTTCCTGCGCGACCTGGTAGCGTTCTACGTCGTCTTCGAGGGGATGTGGTTCTACACCGGCTTCGCGCAGATCCTGTCCCTCGGCCGGCGCAACAAGATGGTCGGTATCGCCGAGCAGTACCAGTACATCCTGCGGGACGAGTCGATCCACCTGAACTTCGGCATCGACGCGATCAACCAGATCAAGATCGAGAACCCCCACCTGTGGACGCCGGCGTTCCAGGAGGAGATCCGCGGGATGCTGGCCCAGGCCTGTGAGCTCGAGGTCGCCTACGGACGCGACACGCTGCCGCACGGCATGCTGGGGCTGAACGCGGGCCTGTGTGAGAAGTACATGCGGTTCGTCACCAACCGGCGGTGTGTCCAGATCGGGTTGACACCGGTCTTTCCCGAGACCGAGAACCCTTTCCCGTGGATGTCGGAGATGATGGATCTGAAGAAGGAGAAGAACTTCTTCGAGACCCGGGTGATCGAGTACCAAAGTGGCGGAGCGCTCACCTGGGACTGA
- a CDS encoding ribonucleoside-diphosphate reductase subunit alpha — MSTHFGTEANGAAGSGLTRSATDPTHDTHTPYDSVADSAIGSLPAGTPPPPPAPDTDERQVVRRDGSISPFDPAKIAVAMAKAFLAVEGPDAGASSRVHETVDLLTRQVVASLTRHPDLGRIFHIEDIQDQVELALMRSGNHRVARAYVLYREEHTRARLEREPVVESEPAEVTMHVKGTDGELHPLDDVRLTRIVEEACDGLPATSAESVLTEVSRNLYDGMSQHELELALVMAARTFVETDPEYSLVSGRLLLDKLRREALSFLSGGPDEASQEEMVPRYPAYFRDYVERAVRLELLDPELGGFDLDRLGAALRPDRDPAFQFLGLQTLYDRYFLHSEGTRFELPQAFFMRVAMGLALREDDRERRAIEFYEMLSSFDFMCSTPTLFNAGTTRAQLSSCFLTTVSDDLEGIFTGIRNNAMLSKYAGGLGNDWTPVRGMGAYIKGTNGQSQGVVPFLKIANDTAVAVNQGGKRKGAACAYLETWHIDIEEFLDLRKNTGDERRRTHDMNTANWIPDLFLQRVEADAQWTLFSPDEVPDLHDLYGRAFAERYAEYEARADRGEIRVFRRLRAVELWRRMLTMLFETGHPWITFKDPCNLRSPQQHAGVVHSSNLCTEITLNTSTAEVAVCNLGSVNLANHVDANGIDHEHLARTVRAAVRMLDNVIDVNFYTIPQAGVSNRRHRPIGLGLMGVQDALFTLRIPIASDAAVEFADTTTEIFSYEAIAASSDLAAERGTYESFPGSLWSRGILPIDSLALLAQARDGKLDLDRSSRLDWDSLRRQVRTIGMRNSNVMAIAPTATISNICGVGQSIEPLYRNLFVKSNMSGDFTAINPHLVRDLKARGLWDEVMVSDLKYYDGSVAPIDRVPADLKALYATAFEVDPAMLVEAAARRQKWLDQAQALNLYVASPSGLQLDALYRLAWRRGLKTTYYLRSQSATHVEKSTLRGTDGKLNAVSPTGVGQPAGAGVTGGPGAAATAVVPVVAPMPNLAPAGITMPPPSDTAFCVISDPDCEACQ, encoded by the coding sequence GTGTCCACCCACTTCGGCACCGAAGCCAACGGAGCCGCCGGATCCGGCCTGACCCGATCCGCCACCGACCCCACGCACGACACGCACACCCCGTACGACAGCGTCGCCGATTCCGCGATCGGCTCCCTGCCGGCGGGCACACCACCGCCGCCGCCTGCTCCGGACACCGACGAACGCCAGGTGGTCCGCCGCGACGGCAGCATCTCGCCGTTCGACCCGGCGAAGATCGCGGTGGCCATGGCGAAGGCGTTCCTCGCGGTCGAGGGGCCCGACGCCGGTGCGTCCTCCCGCGTCCACGAGACCGTCGACCTGCTCACCCGGCAGGTGGTCGCCTCCCTGACCCGTCATCCGGACCTGGGCCGGATCTTCCACATCGAGGACATCCAGGACCAGGTGGAGCTCGCCCTGATGCGGTCGGGCAACCACCGCGTCGCCCGGGCGTACGTCCTCTACCGCGAGGAGCACACTCGCGCCCGGCTGGAGCGCGAACCCGTCGTCGAGTCGGAACCCGCCGAGGTCACCATGCACGTCAAGGGCACCGACGGCGAACTCCACCCGCTGGACGACGTACGGCTCACCCGCATCGTCGAGGAGGCCTGCGACGGGCTGCCGGCCACCTCTGCCGAGTCGGTGCTCACGGAGGTGTCGCGCAACCTCTACGACGGGATGAGCCAGCACGAACTCGAGCTCGCCCTGGTGATGGCCGCCCGCACCTTCGTGGAAACCGACCCGGAGTACTCCCTCGTCAGCGGGCGGCTGCTGCTGGACAAGCTGCGCCGGGAGGCACTGTCGTTCCTGAGCGGCGGGCCCGACGAGGCGAGCCAGGAGGAGATGGTCCCGCGCTATCCGGCGTACTTCCGTGACTACGTGGAGCGCGCGGTGCGGCTGGAGCTCCTCGACCCCGAGCTCGGGGGGTTCGACCTGGACCGGCTGGGCGCCGCGCTGCGGCCCGACCGGGACCCGGCGTTCCAGTTCCTCGGGCTGCAGACGCTCTACGACCGGTACTTCCTGCACAGCGAGGGTACGCGGTTCGAGCTGCCGCAGGCGTTCTTCATGCGGGTGGCGATGGGGCTGGCGCTGCGTGAGGACGACCGGGAGCGACGGGCGATCGAGTTCTACGAGATGCTGTCGTCGTTCGACTTCATGTGCTCCACGCCGACGCTGTTCAACGCGGGGACGACCCGGGCCCAGCTGTCGTCGTGCTTCCTCACCACGGTGTCGGACGACCTCGAGGGCATCTTCACCGGCATCCGGAACAACGCGATGCTGTCGAAGTACGCCGGCGGGCTGGGCAACGACTGGACGCCGGTGCGCGGCATGGGCGCCTACATCAAGGGCACCAACGGCCAGTCCCAGGGTGTGGTGCCGTTCCTGAAGATCGCCAACGACACCGCGGTCGCGGTCAACCAGGGCGGGAAGCGCAAGGGTGCCGCCTGCGCCTACCTCGAGACGTGGCACATCGACATCGAGGAGTTCCTCGACCTGCGCAAGAACACCGGTGACGAACGCCGGCGCACCCACGACATGAACACCGCCAACTGGATACCGGACCTGTTCCTGCAACGGGTCGAGGCCGACGCCCAGTGGACGCTGTTCTCCCCCGACGAGGTGCCGGACCTGCACGACCTGTACGGGCGGGCGTTCGCCGAACGCTACGCCGAGTACGAGGCCCGCGCGGACCGCGGCGAGATCCGGGTGTTCCGCCGGCTGCGGGCGGTGGAGCTGTGGCGCCGGATGCTGACCATGCTGTTCGAGACCGGGCACCCGTGGATCACGTTCAAGGACCCGTGCAACCTGCGCTCACCACAGCAGCACGCGGGCGTGGTGCACTCGTCCAACCTGTGCACCGAGATCACCCTGAACACCTCCACGGCCGAGGTGGCGGTGTGCAACCTCGGCTCGGTCAACCTGGCCAACCACGTCGACGCGAACGGCATCGACCACGAGCACCTGGCGCGGACGGTGCGCGCCGCGGTGCGCATGCTGGACAACGTGATCGACGTGAACTTCTACACGATCCCGCAGGCCGGTGTCTCCAACCGGCGGCACCGCCCGATCGGTCTCGGCCTGATGGGTGTGCAGGACGCGTTGTTCACGTTGCGGATCCCGATCGCCTCCGACGCGGCGGTGGAGTTCGCCGACACCACGACGGAGATCTTCAGCTACGAGGCCATCGCCGCCTCCAGCGACCTCGCGGCCGAGCGCGGGACCTACGAGTCGTTCCCGGGATCGCTGTGGAGCAGGGGGATTCTGCCGATCGACTCTCTGGCCCTGCTGGCCCAGGCCCGCGACGGGAAGCTCGACCTGGACCGCTCCAGCCGGCTGGACTGGGACAGCCTGCGCCGCCAGGTCCGCACCATCGGCATGCGCAACTCCAACGTGATGGCGATCGCGCCGACGGCGACGATCTCCAACATCTGCGGGGTCGGGCAGTCGATCGAACCGCTGTACCGCAACCTGTTCGTCAAGTCGAACATGTCCGGCGACTTCACCGCGATCAACCCCCACCTCGTCCGTGACCTCAAGGCCCGCGGGCTGTGGGACGAGGTGATGGTGAGCGACCTGAAGTACTACGACGGAAGCGTCGCCCCGATCGACCGGGTGCCGGCGGACCTGAAGGCCCTGTACGCCACGGCGTTCGAGGTCGATCCGGCAATGTTGGTGGAGGCCGCCGCCCGACGGCAGAAGTGGCTGGACCAGGCCCAGGCGCTGAACCTCTACGTCGCCTCACCGAGCGGCCTGCAACTGGACGCGTTGTACCGCCTGGCCTGGCGCCGCGGGCTGAAGACGACGTACTACCTGCGGTCCCAGAGCGCCACGCACGTGGAGAAGAGCACCCTTCGCGGCACGGACGGGAAGCTGAACGCGGTGTCACCGACCGGCGTGGGCCAGCCGGCGGGCGCCGGCGTGACCGGCGGGCCGGGAGCGGCGGCCACGGCCGTCGTGCCGGTCGTCGCCCCGATGCCCAACCTCGCACCGGCCGGCATCACGATGCCACCGCCGTCGGACACCGCGTTCTGTGTGATCAGCGATCCCGACTGCGAAGCCTGCCAGTGA